One region of Malania oleifera isolate guangnan ecotype guangnan chromosome 6, ASM2987363v1, whole genome shotgun sequence genomic DNA includes:
- the LOC131157034 gene encoding protein SMALL AUXIN UP-REGULATED RNA 51 isoform X2, producing the protein MDENGGGKLTGIRQIVRLKEILQKWQSVTLSSKGSNVSNQPHDGISPAIKQRLRYPSHTCDSDEENCQSLELPPPDVPKGYLAVYVGPELRRFIIPTRYLSDPLFKVLLEKAEEEFGFDHSGGLTIPCEIETFKYLLKCMENNQKVNIDDAAAGKSLSVEE; encoded by the exons ATGGACGAAAATGGGGGTGGCAAGCTAACTGGAATTCGGCAGATTGTTAGGCTCAAGGAAATCCTGCAAAAGTGGCAATCTGTCACCCTTAGCTCAAAGGGAAGCAATGTTTCCAATCAACCCCATGATGGCATTTCACCAGCAATTAAACAGAGGCTGAGGTACCCAAGTCATACTTGCGATTCAGATGAGGAAAACTGCCAGAGCCTTGAACTGCCACCTCCCGATGTTCCCAAGGGGTATTTGGCGGTTTATGTCGGGCCGGAGCTTCGGAGGTTCATCATTCCCACTCGCTATCTTAGCGACCCGCTGTTCAAGGTGTTGCTAGAGAAGGCAGAGGAAGAGTTTGGATTTGATCACAGCGGCGGGCTCACAATCCCATGCGAGATTGAGACCTTTAAGTACCTCCTGAAATGCATGGAGAATAATCAGAAGGTTAACATCGATGATGCTGCAG CTGGAAAATCATTAAGCGTTGAAGAGTGA
- the LOC131157034 gene encoding protein SMALL AUXIN UP-REGULATED RNA 51 isoform X1 gives MDENGGGKLTGIRQIVRLKEILQKWQSVTLSSKGSNVSNQPHDGISPAIKQRLRYPSHTCDSDEENCQSLELPPPDVPKGYLAVYVGPELRRFIIPTRYLSDPLFKVLLEKAEEEFGFDHSGGLTIPCEIETFKYLLKCMENNQKVNIDDAAGLLLLPYFLSSSSS, from the coding sequence ATGGACGAAAATGGGGGTGGCAAGCTAACTGGAATTCGGCAGATTGTTAGGCTCAAGGAAATCCTGCAAAAGTGGCAATCTGTCACCCTTAGCTCAAAGGGAAGCAATGTTTCCAATCAACCCCATGATGGCATTTCACCAGCAATTAAACAGAGGCTGAGGTACCCAAGTCATACTTGCGATTCAGATGAGGAAAACTGCCAGAGCCTTGAACTGCCACCTCCCGATGTTCCCAAGGGGTATTTGGCGGTTTATGTCGGGCCGGAGCTTCGGAGGTTCATCATTCCCACTCGCTATCTTAGCGACCCGCTGTTCAAGGTGTTGCTAGAGAAGGCAGAGGAAGAGTTTGGATTTGATCACAGCGGCGGGCTCACAATCCCATGCGAGATTGAGACCTTTAAGTACCTCCTGAAATGCATGGAGAATAATCAGAAGGTTAACATCGATGATGCTGCAGGTTTGCTTCTACTTCCTTATTTCCTTTCTTCCTCTTCTAGCTAG